One Avibacterium avium genomic window carries:
- a CDS encoding helix-turn-helix domain-containing protein translates to MLDKNKQLLLNVGQAIAKYRQAVGLTQAQLAEILEISNDAVSRMERGKSVPNILRLLELSEIFHCEIADLLTNSSNRSMDQARQLEQLLKGLDGYERAELLNLVERMVKWKAHKEE, encoded by the coding sequence ATGCTGGATAAGAATAAGCAGCTACTACTCAATGTAGGACAAGCCATAGCAAAATACCGCCAAGCAGTAGGATTAACTCAAGCGCAATTGGCAGAAATTTTGGAAATTAGCAATGATGCAGTTTCTCGAATGGAGCGTGGGAAATCAGTTCCAAATATTTTACGTTTATTAGAATTATCTGAAATATTTCACTGTGAAATTGCAGATTTATTAACAAATAGTAGCAATCGTTCTATGGATCAAGCCAGACAATTAGAACAATTATTAAAAGGATTAGATGGCTATGAACGCGCAGAATTACTCAATTTAGTCGAACGAATGGTGAAATGGAAAGCGCATAAAGAAGAATAA
- a CDS encoding helix-turn-helix transcriptional regulator gives MTKSSRTNQLAQRISALLVDLNMGKRVDINQLAERFEVSIRTLQRDINERLDFLPWEELGPRFYKLNRQKLDILTEEDIQRFALFASISNLFPSVDKAFYQEKLTQSVQVKGFQYEDISHLKAQFDLLNQAIHENKFVSFKYKKLSTNQSAFYQIAPYLLTNKNGIWYLIGTDSNQNDKQKTFCFTQISQLEVLSENFIPNQQFIEQIKSSDSLSHGNVINEVVIQVSAFAAPFFLRRNLLPNQKLLHKLENGELLLASENVNPLDILPIVQYWIPHLSIISPQNLQGELQNNLVQYLNKMESK, from the coding sequence ATGACAAAAAGTAGTAGAACCAATCAGTTAGCTCAACGTATCAGTGCATTGCTTGTTGATCTCAATATGGGAAAGCGTGTTGATATTAATCAGCTAGCAGAACGTTTTGAAGTTTCTATCCGCACTTTACAGCGTGATATTAATGAGCGATTAGATTTTCTCCCTTGGGAAGAACTTGGCCCAAGATTTTACAAATTAAATCGCCAAAAGTTAGATATTTTAACGGAAGAAGACATTCAGCGCTTTGCCCTCTTTGCCAGTATTTCCAATCTTTTCCCGAGTGTTGATAAAGCCTTTTATCAAGAAAAACTCACGCAATCAGTACAAGTAAAAGGCTTTCAATATGAAGATATTTCACATCTGAAAGCTCAATTTGATTTACTTAATCAAGCCATTCACGAAAATAAGTTTGTTTCATTCAAATATAAAAAACTCTCTACCAACCAAAGTGCTTTTTACCAAATTGCCCCTTATTTACTCACGAATAAGAATGGCATTTGGTATCTGATTGGCACGGATAGCAATCAGAATGATAAACAAAAAACTTTCTGTTTTACGCAAATTTCTCAGCTTGAAGTACTGTCAGAGAATTTTATTCCAAATCAACAATTTATTGAGCAAATTAAAAGCAGCGATTCCCTTTCTCACGGTAATGTGATTAATGAGGTAGTCATTCAGGTTTCCGCCTTTGCAGCACCATTTTTCTTACGCCGTAATTTATTGCCAAATCAAAAGCTATTACACAAGTTAGAAAACGGTGAATTGTTATTGGCTTCAGAAAATGTCAATCCTCTAGATATTCTGCCTATTGTGCAATATTGGATTCCACATCTCTCTATTATCAGCCCACAAAACCTGCAGGGAGAATTGCAAAATAATTTGGTGCAGTATTTGAATAAGATGGAAAGTAAATAG
- a CDS encoding DNA repair protein — protein MFVQNLTLEQQGALIYLAKEVAQADGYADELQAGMVEILKQQSETGVAEREISINELGTLFNTKLAKYSLLLELLGVALSNDEYHANEQSLIVQYASSLNVSQDELHLLEKWVEKQFALQKEINALLA, from the coding sequence ATGTTTGTACAAAATCTAACCTTAGAACAGCAAGGTGCACTTATTTATTTAGCTAAAGAAGTTGCTCAGGCTGATGGCTATGCTGATGAATTACAAGCAGGTATGGTAGAAATTCTAAAACAACAGTCTGAAACTGGCGTGGCAGAAAGAGAAATTTCTATTAATGAGCTTGGTACATTATTCAACACAAAATTAGCAAAATATTCTTTATTATTAGAATTACTTGGTGTCGCACTTTCTAATGATGAATATCACGCGAATGAACAAAGTCTTATTGTTCAGTATGCTTCTAGTTTAAATGTATCGCAAGATGAATTACATCTGCTCGAAAAATGGGTTGAAAAACAATTTGCATTACAAAAAGAAATTAATGCATTACTAGCTTAA